TTCCTTCCCTAATGTTAGCTTCCATTGGTATTTCGGCCCGTTGACGATATAATAAAAGGTTCGACTGTCCTACTCTTGAGAAATTGGCAAATTCTAATCAAATAGAATACAAAAAGAGAATGATCAAAACCTGGAATGAAATCGCACCTCGTTACCATAAGAGGTGGGCCGGCAAAAATACGGGGCCTTTCCAAAGTACGCAAAAACTAGTTTCCATGGCAAAACTTCGCCCTGGAAATATAGTGCTTGACTTGGCGTGCGGAACAGGCGCAGTAACTAGGCAAATTTTGGCCAAAATAGGAAAATCTGGACATGTGATTGGCCTTGATAGCTCACAGACGGCACTTACCATAGCAAAAAAATCAATCAAGGAAAAAAATGCGGATTTTGCCATATTTGATGCAGAAAAATTTGAGTTTAGCCAAAAGTTTGATGCCATTACATGCCAGTATGCCTTATTCTTTTTTCCAAATGCGACCAAGGCATTGGCGAACATCAAAAAAACTTTGAAGAAAAACGGAACACTGGCAATGGCTGTCCACGGCGCGGGGGATTCAGTTCCGTATTTTTCAAGTATTTTGGACTCTGTTCAAAAATTCAT
The DNA window shown above is from Nitrososphaerota archaeon and carries:
- a CDS encoding methyltransferase domain-containing protein, with product MIKTWNEIAPRYHKRWAGKNTGPFQSTQKLVSMAKLRPGNIVLDLACGTGAVTRQILAKIGKSGHVIGLDSSQTALTIAKKSIKEKNADFAIFDAEKFEFSQKFDAITCQYALFFFPNATKALANIKKTLKKNGTLAMAVHGAGDSVPYFSSILDSVQKFIPDYLPSGAPDLDRFGTKTNLRKAIVQAGFSNVVIQEYKFWYSPGTFAKYWSDYRKYLAKPLREKLDKLGTKQKTELRKTVLEKTIPYTKNGIIKFPWKVLILSAKKR